The Setaria viridis chromosome 6, Setaria_viridis_v4.0, whole genome shotgun sequence genome includes the window atatttgaccaacaatttatttatctcatatttaatgcaagaactaaattATAAATAATAATTCTATACAAAatcctatgttcatttttcaacGTAATACGATACGTAATGcaggttcatatgttgtccatgcgtaatacgggttcatatgttgtccatacgtaatccattttcatgcgtaatacgatgcagatggactggtaATGAATGTATAAAGCGGACAGATGGAGCAAGGAATTTATTGATGGCttacattattttctcgaaatggccaaagcgaacaagctagagaacgggttcatatattatccatgcttccaatgtagtaacaagaaggactgtTCAAAGGCTTCCTGGAagactattcatagccacttgtttagatacgatttcatgcctaactatttggtttggaccaagcacggcgaaagagggattgtaatggaagatgacgaagagtaggaggatgatgacaacattccagactgggctgcaggccaatcttttgcagatactacaatgggcgaggttgatgaagatgagtttgtagaagaCGGCCTTACTGATGACTTTGGTCAGGTGCTAGggatgcacatagagattgcaaaactgagaaggaagcagcaaagtcgcaatgcatgatagatgatcacaaaaaattattgtacccagattgccagcagggccataaaaaactaggtaccacactagaatttatgcaatggaagatcaaaaatggtgtgtccgataaggcatttcaggggatgttgaaaattgtcaagaagattctttctgagaataatgaattgccgtccacaacatattaagctaaacaggttgtttgccctctggaattggaggttcagaagatacacgcatgccctaatgattgtatcctctatcatggtgcTGAATACGAGAAACTAGATGCTTGTCCCGTATGCGAAGCGCTGCgatataagatcaggcgagatgatcctggtgatgtcaaggggcagcctcccaagaagagagttcccgcgaaggtgatgtggtattttcctataataccatACTTGAAGCGCTTGCTCAAGAACaagacgaatgctaagttgatgcgattgtacaaagaagaacgtaagcaagatgagatgctgagacaccccgctgatggggctagtggagatcaattgatagagcattcccggactttgaaagtgatgcaaagaatataaggtttggtttaagtactgatggattcaatccattcggtgagttgagtagtggtcatagtacttgacCTGTGACTCTatatatgttcaaccttcctccttagctgtgcatgaagtggaagttcattatgatgccggcacTTATCAAAGGCCTGAAACAACCCGGCAATATCGGGCatacatccatgggcccaccagaaggtctgTGCAGATCCACATACGGAGAAGTACGCCGAAGCATACcaggacatggagactatggtacAGGATGGTATAGTCTACATGGACTCTAGGGAACTAATCGAAgctaaggaaactactctacctaGTTGGAGTAGAACTctgaagtcgaatccgactagtactcttgtaaaacaactaccctgtaaccctgctccccggATATGTAatggcgggcagggaccccctccaaacaagttcaatccaatacaaggatacaacatacaggacgtagggtattacgcgatctagcggcccgaacctgtctaaatcgtgttcctgcatcaccatcgagctcctgatttcggcgataccaccaaccaaaactctacctcgggtactcccttggtaggttgccgggtcaaAACACAGAaagctggtgcgccaggtaggggaagtcgccaaAATTCACCACGCgagttcgatggctcaagtcatcatcaagcctatgGTCATGCTTGAGGCTAGCACGATGTTCGTCTTTGGCTCTTGGGTTTGCGTCGCCGACGGCATTGGAAGCTTCCACTGCTACACTGCAAGGCTCCGGAGAAGAAGAAATTCGACACCGTCCTTCGTCGACAAGCTACAAAGGAATTCGTTGAGAAATTTCACAAAATTTTTAGGCAGTGAGTTTGAGCACAACTCGGATTCTGCAACAATTCGGATCGACATCATGTAATCCGAATCAAGTTCCAAGTCAATTCAGATTCGGACTCCGATACGCGGCTCTGGTCCATCAAGCAGCTTTGCCTAAATCACAACCCGGACTGGAAGTGATTGAGGACCACAACCATGACTTTGACTCGGATCCCTCCACCCCCCTGATGCCGTGCCCCCGTCGACGCCGTCCCAACCAGGTACGACGCCACCCCGCCCCGGTCGACCCCGCCCCGCCTCAGGTCCAACAGCATTGCCGTCCCGACGCCTCCGCCCCGCTGCCGACGCGTCCCCACCTCCCCATCCACGCCCCAGCCCCGACATCGCCTACCAGCTGCACCCCCGATGCCGCCTACCCCGCACCAGCACCGACGCCTCCCCACCGACGTCATCGCCACCTCGCCGACTTGCCACGCCCCCGACGCCGGCCGCCCCGCCTCGCTCTTGCAGACTCGCGGCAGTCACGGGTCGCGCTGATGTAAGCCCGCGGCCATCGTAACGTCATTgttatttatattttgattTATGCATTAGTAGAGAATAGctagaaaattatagaaaattgttGGAGTAGAtacaaattatagaaaattgaaatacttTGAAATCatgccttttatttttttagaattaatTTTTcccatgaattgaaatacttagaaaatagctagaaaattatagaaaatccgtacttgttgaactttcataccgtgttcatctcggctAGCATGTTATCCGCCGAGCGGTaacggacgtcaaggaggagctttGATTCTACGAGGGAGAGCGGCAATGGTTGTGAAACACCGTGTCCCCTTCctcgtagaatcggagctctTCCATGGCCAAGTACGGTGCCGTTCGGTGGAGAAATGCTtgccgagatgatcacggtctgcAAGTTCAACTAGTATGGATGGTTATTTATTtaaacatgtttttgagctagaatttgatggatatttGATAACTTCAGACCTAGAAATGTCATCTACAAATGTTACTACCCTCGAGGTGGCACGTCCTGCAGGAGTTCACTTCCCTGTATCGTCATGCTAAAAGGCGATCGAAGCAACAAAACAGTTCCGAACATAGTAATGTTATTTCCTTCTTCTAATTGGTTTTGTACTACATATGAATATTTTATAATTCTACTTACATACAATGCAGTTTATCGACGCTATTAGATGGCTTAAACGAGTTGTCGCGGAGCTAGGTGGTACCATTCTTAGAGTGTGAGCTGATGTAGTTGGTCCAGTTAGAAGACTATACATCTCTTTTCAAATACCCATTCAAGGAGCACCACCAGGGCAGCCTAAGCCGGTGGTTGCAATTAACGCATCGGGTCGACCAGCAGTAATTAAGACAAGTTATGAAAGGAGCGCTGTGGAGGCATGCCTGGAAAAGCtaaaggatcatgggtactttgtgccagactactattattttaaaataaaggcGCTTGAGGAGGAAAGTAGTAGTGTGATTATGTTtgctgagaggctttgtcatcTGAATtgacatgacatggtatggatctaatcatccttttatATTTAATTATCGTTACATATTTTAAATTTCATAATAatgttattctcttcttttaggatatctATAATCAAACCTGGGTGGCAATAAGCTTTCAAGCGATTCTGGAGCAAGTCGTGGAAAGGTTAGGATATATTTACAATGTTGAATACCCAAGGCGCAATAGAGATTTCTTGCTCCAGACTAAGGTCTCTTTCTACCATGCATCTCAAGCGATGGACACACCATTTTGAGATTTATGGTTGTCCAAATTATTATCATTCTAAATCGCTAGAGAGTACACTAGTTCATGCTCTAACTTATATTGATGACGATCTAGACTTTAAGATTGGAGATATGAATTATACCTCATATCTTTATAAGGTATCTGAGCTAAGCCCGTAGTACTCATGGATGTAACATTTCTCTTATGTATTTGAACTTCTCTCTAAGACAAGTAGTGTTGTATCAACTTAAGTACGTATTTACTTTTCTTGTGTATTTGAATTATTATCAGAAGTGGTTCTCTCTGAGATCTCAattgtaatattatagatatatAGAACTTTccatatattagcgtattagaactaatatacgtaaaggaaacaaatatgaaatacgaaTATAGATTAAAGGAGcagaaataagaaaagaaaagggaagggaaaaaattagtaccggttggggataccaaccggtactaacgaaggaccccctttagtaccggattgTCAGTACCGGTtgaacaaccggtactagaggggggttaggaaccggtactagaggtgatttttccagtagtgttGGTTAACTCAGTTCTCTCCTCTATTCCTTTATATCATCTGACTATTTTCCCTTAAATAAATGGGCCATTAGGAAGATTGATAAAATTAGAAGGAATTTTCTGGTCGGGTGGACAAAGACATGCTTGTCAAAGGAGATTGGTGGATTGGGAATTTTCGAGCTTTGCGTTTGAGATGGCTTTGGTATGCATGGACCGAACCAAAGAGGCCATGGGTGGGATCATCTCCACCTTGTGATGAGATAGACAAACAATTCTTCAGGGCCAGCACTTCAGTGGAAATAGGTGATGGACGAAGAGCGACCTTCTGGCATTGCACTTGGGTGAATGGCCGGGCACCGAGAGATATCGCTCCTCACCTGTATAAGATGGCTTGGAGGAAGCACAATTCTATCCGGGAGGATGTAACTGACCACAAACGGACACGTGGGCTTTGGCGATTGTCATCTGCAATTGAAATGGCTGAGTTTGTGCTCCTTTGGGATGTAGTGCAGCAGCTGCAGTTCTCAGGGAGTAATCCTAATTTGATCCAGGGGAGATGGACAGAAAATGGCTGCTACACAGCTAAGTCAGCTTACAAGGCTCAATTGAATGGGACTTTCACTACATTCAGAGGAGACTGGATTTGGAAAGCCTCTGCTGAAGGGAAGCACAAGTTCTTCACCTGGCTACTTATGCAACACAGGATCCTGACTGCTGACAAGTTGCTTATTCGCAATTGGCCATGTGACCATGTATGCTCCCTCTGTGATCAAGTAGATGAGACGGAGCAGCATCTTGCTTTGAACTGTTGTTTTGCGAAAGAGGTTTGGTTTAAGGTTAAATAGTGGACTGGCTTGCCAAGCTTGGTCCCTCAGTGGGAGGAAGTTTCTTTTGAGGAATGGTGGACCACGAACCTGAAGCAAGTTAGCGGGCGATCGAGGAGGTCCCTGGCGGCGGTGATTATGTACACGGCCTCGAATATTTGGGAGAGAAATCGAAGGATTTTTTAGCACAAAGCACTCCTACCAGGCGAAGTTCTTGGGCTGATCAAGGAAGAAGCAGGGGTACGCCGCGCTGCTTGTGGCACCCCGGAGTGGGAGTTTGCTTAGTTTATTATGTTAAGTGATCTTTGTGTGAGTTATCTATCTTTATGTAATAACAACTCTATGCAACTTTCGCTTGCTGCCTTCTTCTTATATGCATTAGCAAGCAGTGCTCCtgttttatttaaaaaaaagataattcCCTATTTGGCACTAGAAAAGTTACTCGTTCCTTGGTCCTCAAAATTTTTtcattccctatttgacaccggGTATAACTTTGGTTCCTTACATGACACTCTGTTAGATTTTCCATCCGCTCGCCGTTAAATGCCATGTGAAAAGATAATTTTGCCCCTATGAAAGAATATGGGCCCCACCACACCCACCCTCCTCTCCGGCGTCTCAATCTCCTGCTGGCAAACAGTGGCTGCCCGCGGGCACGGCGGGAGCctgggcgggagcggcggcggtggggacggCGACAGGGCGTTGGTTGTGGTGCAGTGGAGGCTGGCTGAGGTGGCGTGGGGAGGCGGCCAGGATGGAGGAAACGTTGTTGGCTAGCAGGGTGGAGGCATCGAGGGTGGTGTAAGGGATGGGGGTGATGTCAGGCGGCGGGACGGAGGCGGTGGCTACGACGTCGATGGGGGAGGTGGTAGTGCCATCGTGCGCCCGCGCAGGGCCACCGCTCTACCCACGTCTGCTCCACCGCATGAGTCCACCACCGCCGTCGTGCGCCCACGCCAGGCCGTCGCGGGTGTGCTCGTCGTGCTTCActccctccctcgccgcgccgccctccacctTCATCGCTCTGGCACCGACGCCGGCTCATCCGCAGCCTACTCGCCCACGTGTGGGGAGGGGTGGGGACAGCTGCCGCGGCCGGTCCTCGTGACAACACCAAGGAGCTGGGAGGAGCGATCAGTTGGAGCAATGGGGAAGGCGTAGCTGGCCCCGCAGTGGCATGGCGCGGCGGGGAAGGCGTGGGCACGTGGCCAGCCTGGGTAGCGGCATGGCACATGGGGGAGGCACGGCTGGCTTGGAAGAGACATGGAGGGGTGGGGGAGGTGCGGTCGGCCCACGCGGCCGCTTATAACGTCCGGGGTGGCGCGGACAGGTCACACGGCGGGGGAGGCATGGCGGCCTGGAGCGGCATGGCAGATagtgggagagaagaggagaggagggataaGGGTGGCTCGGGTGGGGTCTATATTATTCCAGAGGGCAAAATTATCTTTTCACATGGTATTTAACGGTTATTGGTATCATATAAGGATCAAAGTTATACCTAGTATTAAATAGGGAAGAAAAAAATTTTAAGTACCAACAAACAAAGTAACAAAGTAACCAGTAGCTTTTGTTTTCTTGTCTCGAATAGGGAATTATCAAAAAAACGAACACTCTCCTCTATCGGAACACCACCCTCCCTCGTTTGAAATCGACTTCCTGCAGTTCAAAATTTCACAGGAATCCATCGAAAAGGAAGAGAACTGTATAGGAATTCATCTAAAGAAGAATCAAACCGGTTTAGTTTCAAAATCCTAACTTTTACTGGTATTTTCCAGTAAAACTGGACCGGTAGTTGCAGCTGCCCTCAGGAGTCAGGAGCCCAATTTTGTGTGTTCTTCAGCCTCCTTTCCcgcaggagagagaaagagagctcTAGAGAGAGAGGCTCCCAAATCGATCTTCTTCCCAACCACGAATCCATCTTCTTCTCTGCGAGCGGCGGCGAATCTGAGAGCCCCTCGCCGAGCGGAGGCGAATCTGAGAGCCCCTCgccgagcggaggcggcgagtcCGTGATGGTCGCCCGCCGGCGGGCGCGGACATGCACCATCGCCCCGcttcctccgccgtcgccgccgagtcGTCGCTGCCCCTCTCCCCCGCCGACGGCTTCCTCTGCGGTACCCGTCGCTCCCAATACCCTCCTCCCGTCTGCATCCTCGCTCCTCCTCTGGGGATTTCCGTCGAGCGCCTCGCTTTCCTTCCTGATTTCCGACTGTTTATCGGGGCCTGTGGTGAACTGTGCAGTGAAGGACGGCGTGGACGGGATGATCAAGTACGTCGCCAACGAGCCCTCCGTCGGGCTCTACTTCGTCCAGCAACACTCCCGGGCGTCCATGCCCATCCTCCTCGATGTCAAGGTTCGCTGCCTGGCCTCCCTCTGTTCTCCAATCTGCTCCCTGTATAATAATTAGCAGTGGTAACGATGATGGCTTTGTCCATGTTGAGTTGTGCTTTGGAGATTAAACATTCGTGTTGTTTTACTGGTGGCAATTCAGCTTTGGAGTCGCATATCATCCTAAGCAATGGTTGAAATTAGAATTTAACTGCAAACAAGTTGAAAaggattgatttttttttttgtgtgtgtttttgCTGAATTACTGACGAAGTAGCTAGTAGTAATTGATTAGGGTGTGCATATTTAGCAGCTTGTTAGTTAGTTGCATTGTGGAATTGAGTTAATATATATCCTTGCAAGATTACTATGATACTGCTCAAGTAGTCAAGTGCTTGGTCTATTCTAATTTCTTGCTGTTTCATATCAATTTGGTTCCAGTAGTTTGGATATAGTCAAGATTTAATTTTGTGCTTGATTAACAACTAGGTTTCCAGTGATGTACGGTTGCAGGATATAGTTTGATGAAAATTTAATGGCTACATGGAACAGAACAGCATAAATTTGATGCCACTTTTACGCAATATCATTTAAATTAATCACCTAGTGTGTAATGCAATTTTCTGTAACAAACAAAGTAATATTTCTCTAGCTGCTGGTAATCTTCTGAGCCATCTAATGATGTTATCAGCTCTTGTTAGTCGGTGCTACAAACCAAGATGATGGATTAAACGATATTTTTCTGTACAGTTCTAACagagttttgtttttctcaccaGGGTAAACTTGTGGAAAAGACTCATGAGGTAACACTGCACACAGAAGACATGGAGGATTCAATTTGTGCCGTGAGATCCATGGCTGATTTTGGACTTCCACTTGCTGATGATATGATCAAGGACATAAATAGATCGCTGCAAATAATGTCAAAGACCCAACCAAAGAGAGGGTACAGATATACTAATTCTTGGgaactttatttatttttacaaTCATCGTCTTTAAAATATGCTGAACTTTTTGGTTCACTTTTTATGGTTATAGAAGCCCAGCCTTTTTGCCTTCTTCATTCAAGAACAGTCCAATTTGATATGTTATGTATGTACCCTGAAGTTAATTAAGATTGCTTGTCATTTACCTGAGCTCTATAGTTAGGTTCGAAACTCAGATCTTGCTTCATGGCACCAACAAACCACTATGGAACTTTGCTTGACAAACCCATATTCCCTTGTTGTATGTATTACATCTGTTCTGAACACCATTTTGTATGGTTGGTTTTAAGGCAAAACTTTCATTGCATTCAGGTTGATCCAGAACCCCAGTTGGGGTTTCCAATCAGGGAAAAGCTCAGGAACATGGGAGGAGTTGGGTGCTACCAATGGAAGTAGCAGCCGGAACTACCTCTCTTCAATGTTCAACACCGCCAAGCAGAAGGCGTCCAGTCTCAGGTGGCCACAGCCTGATTTTACAACAAAAGATGACAGTAGTGAGAATTCAGCAACATCTGCTGCCCCAGAATCATCCCAAGCTGATGGACAAGGTGCATCAATGCCAGATACAGAAAGGGATGAGGTCCCCATTTCAAGTCGACTGTCAGATGGTACATCCACTACGAACAAGGGCTTGCCTGCTACTGATATTGCCGAAACGGTGGAGACTTACAATAAgttcaaagaagaacaagaactGAAACTTCAGGAGTGGCTTAGAGAGTCTGAAAAAGCTGAAGATAATAGAGACTGAGTCTGTTATAAGACAACTCCTTCAGTTCTGCGACATTGTTAGAGCATAACAAGGCGTCTCCATTTCCGAATTCAGTAAACTCCCAGTAAAAACAGAGAACATGGTACTTTTCATGAGACAGCTTGATGAGTACAGATGCTGGAATACTGTAATTTGCGAGATCCTTTTTGTCATATTGATCGTGAAATTTAATGGTCATCAGTGTACTCTGAAACAGCCTGAAGAACATAGCATTTTTGCCTAACACGATTACACCTGTACTGCTAGTGTCGACTGTCGAGTGAGATATGCTTGTGAAACAGCCTGAATATACTTGCATCAAGAAAAGGGGTGTCTATATTAGTCGGATCTCATTGCAGGCTGAGATAATGAACGAAGTTTTTCCACCCTGTACATGTTCTCTGCGTGTTCTTGTGACTAAATGAGGTTATATAAATACTTGACGTTCTAGACATGTCCTGGTAAAACATTTGGAAAACTGTTTTTCAGTAACTTATAAAATAGCAAGTCTGGAAACATAAAAATCATGTTTGTATATTTGCTTTGAAAAACCACTTTACCAATCTTGCAAATTTGTTAGattttataaaatatattgTAATAGAAAATTTGTTAGATTTTACAAATACATATCTAACAGAAAATAGTGTGTTAAAGTTGCTGCATCCTTAATGCTCAGAAAAGCATAAAAACGTAGGTAGTATttccattctaaattatagtTCACGTTAGGTTTATGCTTAGGGGGCGTTTCTTCCACTGTCttatttttgagaaaaaatCAGAACAACAAAATTTGAAACACAAAAAAGTTGAAtaaaaattttggaaaaaaagaaaaaagaaaaaaatcagcCTCacaccgtcgccgccaccggggAAGCTCCCCTCGACCTAGCGTTAGCGCTCCCAGCAAAAGGAGCTCGTCGTGGAGGCCCTGGCGCCGCGGCTCCCCGTGAGGGagctcgccgccaccgctccccatCGCACTCATGGGTGACGCTCGCTAGATTCCGACGGAGGTTAACCGGTGGGGCCCACCCACGTGCATGCGCAacggagagaaaagaaaagaagactcGTGCATGCGTGTCGTCGACCGGACGGAGAGAAAACAGCGGTCGCCTGTAAAGTCACTGTCGCGGCTTTTGTCATGTTTTTTGTTGTACGGGTAACCTGAGGCCGACTGAATAACATCCCTATTTGATATGTTTCtcctagccacgcttggattTTAATCTAAGCGAAAATTTTCttgcttctcgtagttcaaatctctGAAGCAGCTTACCATATAAGCGAGAatcgagaatcggtggaaataagcaaagtgTTTGGTAGGATTCCCATTTATTTctaccgataagccgcttatgaGCGGAAATAAACGGGGTCAACACCTGCTTCTGTGGTGCCGATGGCATTGCCAGCCAATAATCTGGTTGATACTTGGTGCATTAAGCGATACAATGCTCCCAGCAGAAACTTTCCAAGAGGGAAATTGCAACCCTGGAATAATTGTTCCGCAAAGCATAGCATATTGGCTGTTTGGCTGCGGGTGGATCCGCAGTATACGAATCGCCACATATTCAAGAAAAGTGCATGCTCTCTGTCAGTGACTGTGCCGGATAATTTGCTGTAAGAGTTGATATCTCCCTACCAGCCACTTTGACCCTCAGAATCCATCTTGTGAGAAGGCTTGTGTCTCAATTTGAAGGATTGATTGAAGTGGTAATGTTCAGACCTGTTAGCATATATACATCCAACAAACTTGGGACATCGACCCATGACCAAACAGAAACACATTCATTGCATCGGATCACAAATACGAAGCAGCTACCAACAAAGCTTCATTCTTTTCTATTTCAGCAAGTGACAATATGATGCAATGGCCAACCCTGGATTCTTTCCATTCTGTTCCCTTCTTCGGCGATATGCGAAGGTACCATGTTCTCCAAACTGAGGTCTTGCTCGGCCATGAACGGAAGACACCACTCCAGTCGGCCAGATTCATTGAGGCGTGTTTGTACATAATTCTTTGGGTCTCGGCGTTGATAAATTCGGTTGGGTCCTCATTGCCCATGGGGCCAAGAAAATATGCCGCTGGTGTATTAGCTATTATTGGGATCAAAAGGTTGTTTTTAAGTTCCTACATTAAGGACTATAGCGATTACTTAAAGAAAAGACTAAGAATGCGACCGCTAGATCAGATCTAAATTGACAAACAATAATACGTCATACTTCAGGGATGGAGGAGAGGGTCGCCATTGATGAGACCTTAGGTGTGGAGTCAGCAGCATCAGAGAAAGTAAAGAGGTGATGTAGATCGCAACAAAT containing:
- the LOC117859588 gene encoding uncharacterized protein, which translates into the protein MHHRPASSAVAAESSLPLSPADGFLCVKDGVDGMIKYVANEPSVGLYFVQQHSRASMPILLDVKGKLVEKTHEVTLHTEDMEDSICAVRSMADFGLPLADDMIKDINRSLQIMSKTQPKRGLIQNPSWGFQSGKSSGTWEELGATNGSSSRNYLSSMFNTAKQKASSLRWPQPDFTTKDDSSENSATSAAPESSQADGQGASMPDTERDEVPISSRLSDGTSTTNKGLPATDIAETVETYNKFKEEQELKLQEWLRESEKAEDNRD